Proteins from a genomic interval of Verrucomicrobiota bacterium:
- a CDS encoding von Willebrand factor type A domain-containing protein, whose amino-acid sequence MKKNFTSKITSDDPILTAYVHGEIKSEEEYSRVEKALFRNPELRRVVEEIEVADKQLKEIFGAEDLPELPDSLLDKINNPAETKAAIKNNSSVKMGKLKWLYWGVPTAVAACLGLMFFTSNLSKVGYAPIDKANSMKESKPLNKLPTKDSEATASKSSLQNNNIARAGIVSKLENIESPVLRPRMEEGPAVDAMTSRDISSKNDKDSFEEVAPFVMESTEPPMSKSPENRRLSKEELIKRSSDLEHEVTYGRQIIAKKLEHISLRDQWNREGYDHIEENSFTSPQVEPLSTFSIDVDTASYANVRRFIEMGELPSPDVVRLEELVNYFAYGDLAPKDSSKHPLAFYTEAAPAPWNEDHKLLRIAMKAKEMEWDERPTSNLVFLIDVSGSMSSGNKLDLVKDSMKLLVNKLDERDRVAIVVYAGSSGLVLPSTPADQQEKIFSALNDLKSGGSTNGGEGISLAYKVAEEQFIKDGNNRIILCSDGDFNVGVSDRGQLTRLIQEKANKGIFLTVLGFGMGNYKDDMLETLSNKGNGNYSYIDSKKEARKVLVEEAMGTLLTVAEDVKALVEFNPSQVQAYRLLGYENRKLAAQDFNDDKKDASEVGAGHSVTAFYEVVPHGVEIDLPKIDKLSFTNTSKTNDSKEWLHVKVRYKQPGKDKSTRLDIGLEEKNIHKKVSEASEDFRFASSVVEFAMALRQSKYLAEGSLEKALERAKQSTGVDKGSHRHEFVMLVQQALNLSRDPDHKKE is encoded by the coding sequence ATGAAAAAAAATTTCACCAGTAAGATAACATCAGATGATCCAATTCTCACAGCTTATGTGCATGGTGAGATTAAGAGTGAAGAGGAATATAGTAGAGTAGAAAAAGCCCTATTCCGCAACCCTGAACTTAGACGAGTAGTAGAAGAAATTGAAGTAGCTGACAAGCAATTGAAAGAGATTTTTGGTGCAGAAGATTTGCCAGAACTACCAGATAGCTTACTCGACAAAATTAACAATCCAGCTGAAACAAAAGCAGCCATAAAGAACAATTCGTCTGTAAAAATGGGCAAGCTGAAGTGGCTCTATTGGGGAGTTCCAACAGCGGTTGCAGCCTGTTTGGGACTGATGTTCTTTACCAGTAATCTAAGTAAAGTGGGCTATGCACCAATTGATAAAGCTAATTCTATGAAAGAATCTAAGCCCCTAAATAAATTACCAACAAAAGACAGTGAGGCTACAGCTAGTAAGAGTAGTCTCCAGAATAATAACATAGCCAGGGCAGGAATAGTTTCGAAATTAGAAAATATTGAGAGCCCTGTTCTGAGGCCGCGAATGGAAGAGGGCCCAGCAGTAGATGCCATGACTTCAAGAGACATAAGCAGTAAAAACGATAAGGATTCCTTTGAAGAAGTAGCTCCGTTTGTTATGGAGTCTACGGAGCCGCCAATGAGCAAATCTCCTGAGAATAGGAGGCTAAGCAAGGAAGAGCTGATAAAAAGGAGCAGCGACCTAGAACATGAGGTGACTTACGGAAGGCAAATAATAGCAAAGAAACTCGAGCATATCTCGCTGCGTGACCAGTGGAATCGTGAAGGATATGATCATATAGAAGAGAACAGCTTTACTTCTCCTCAAGTCGAGCCCTTATCTACTTTTTCAATCGATGTAGACACCGCATCATACGCCAATGTAAGAAGATTTATTGAGATGGGCGAGCTGCCTTCACCTGATGTGGTGCGTTTGGAAGAATTAGTGAATTACTTCGCATATGGAGACTTGGCGCCAAAGGATAGCTCCAAACATCCTTTGGCATTCTACACTGAAGCTGCACCAGCTCCATGGAATGAGGATCATAAGCTTCTGCGAATCGCAATGAAAGCTAAGGAAATGGAATGGGATGAAAGACCAACTAGTAATTTGGTATTTTTAATTGATGTTTCAGGTTCTATGAGTTCGGGAAATAAGCTCGATCTGGTAAAAGATTCCATGAAGCTCTTGGTCAATAAGCTAGATGAGCGTGACAGAGTAGCCATTGTGGTCTACGCGGGATCAAGTGGACTGGTTTTGCCCTCTACACCTGCTGATCAGCAGGAGAAAATATTCTCGGCATTAAATGATCTCAAATCGGGTGGTTCTACAAATGGCGGAGAAGGGATTAGCCTAGCATATAAAGTTGCTGAAGAGCAGTTCATTAAAGATGGAAATAACCGGATTATTCTTTGTTCGGATGGGGACTTTAATGTTGGGGTTTCTGACAGAGGTCAGCTAACACGTCTGATTCAAGAAAAAGCCAACAAAGGAATTTTTTTAACCGTATTAGGCTTTGGAATGGGTAACTACAAAGATGATATGCTAGAAACGCTCTCTAATAAAGGTAATGGCAATTATAGTTATATTGATAGCAAGAAAGAAGCACGTAAAGTACTCGTTGAGGAAGCTATGGGAACACTCCTTACAGTCGCTGAGGATGTGAAAGCACTAGTAGAGTTTAATCCCTCCCAAGTCCAAGCGTATCGTTTACTCGGCTATGAAAATAGGAAGTTGGCAGCTCAAGACTTCAATGATGATAAAAAAGATGCTAGTGAAGTAGGAGCAGGTCATTCAGTTACCGCGTTTTATGAGGTAGTGCCACATGGTGTTGAAATTGATCTGCCCAAAATTGATAAACTGAGCTTCACCAACACAAGTAAAACAAATGATAGTAAAGAATGGCTTCATGTTAAAGTCCGCTACAAGCAGCCGGGTAAAGATAAGTCAACTCGTTTGGATATTGGCCTTGAAGAGAAAAATATTCACAAAAAAGTATCAGAGGCTAGTGAAGATTTTCGTTTTGCTAGCTCAGTAGTCGAGTTTGCTATGGCACTACGTCAATCTAAGTATCTCGCAGAGGGTTCCTTAGAGAAGGCACTCGAGCGGGCTAAACAAAGCACGGGTGTAGATAAAGGAAGTCATCGACATGAATTTGTGATGTTAGTTCAACAGGCACTCAATCTCAGTCGGGATCCTGATCATAAAAAAGAGTAG
- a CDS encoding helix-turn-helix domain-containing protein, which produces MSREMDNGNVGSRLQSARKARNWTIEEAAKRTKIKKDALQKLETNSFDDLPSVAYARGFVRIYAKELGLDPWSLLRDFDGNTDEELDLSELHAEDLEAIPKRKQPNKVSPVGIGLLMFLTAGLFIAVILGFYLYRIWPELFPEAKQSPLIELAQTLTLSEDDLIGEAPVEDKVLKAQPVEVPKAAPAVPMVKPAAPAFISHSLRLSIANGIEKKRRWVRVEGMSNERKHTIFEGHIDEGAVIPPLDYAPWAAEAFIVTMRDASVVNIWLNEENQGSYPKAEPKRLRLPKEL; this is translated from the coding sequence GTCAGCACGAAAAGCTCGCAACTGGACTATCGAGGAAGCGGCCAAGCGGACTAAAATTAAAAAGGATGCTTTGCAAAAGTTGGAAACCAATTCTTTTGACGACCTTCCCAGCGTTGCCTACGCCCGCGGTTTTGTTCGCATCTACGCGAAAGAGTTAGGTTTAGACCCTTGGTCTTTATTACGTGATTTTGATGGAAATACAGATGAGGAATTAGACCTTAGCGAACTACATGCTGAGGATCTTGAGGCTATTCCTAAACGTAAGCAACCCAACAAAGTAAGCCCCGTAGGTATTGGCTTGCTCATGTTTCTTACAGCAGGCCTTTTCATAGCAGTAATTTTAGGCTTTTACCTCTATCGTATCTGGCCGGAACTTTTTCCAGAAGCAAAGCAAAGTCCGCTTATAGAGCTGGCGCAAACATTAACCCTCAGTGAAGACGATCTTATTGGAGAAGCACCTGTAGAGGATAAAGTGCTCAAAGCCCAACCCGTAGAAGTCCCCAAAGCAGCTCCAGCCGTTCCCATGGTCAAACCAGCGGCACCAGCCTTTATCAGCCACTCACTGAGGCTTAGCATAGCCAATGGCATTGAAAAGAAGAGGCGCTGGGTCCGAGTAGAAGGCATGTCAAATGAAAGGAAGCACACCATTTTTGAAGGCCATATTGACGAAGGCGCTGTGATACCCCCACTTGATTATGCTCCCTGGGCTGCAGAGGCTTTTATTGTTACGATGCGAGACGCATCCGTAGTCAATATCTGGTTAAATGAGGAAAATCAAGGGTCCTACCCCAAAGCAGAGCCGAAACGACTACGCTTGCCTAAGGAACTGTAA
- a CDS encoding carbohydrate kinase family protein, whose amino-acid sequence MSCNYETLLKPIEAALERTQRLQAMLGFDGTVDVICKPVQSREGTGSQFSPFKKMRDFGERIIAADEKSALIEIVIEQEKIGGNGPIMAKALSSSGVQVDYIGTVGYPDLHPSYIPLASEIAFHSIANPAVTHALEFDNGKVMLPALTNYEQVNAETLDKILNRSLIKKMVRKSHLCALLNWTCLPGWESILSWFVEEILPPLGRNQERLFFFDLADPSMHSLDELKNVLQLIRSFETFGQVVLGMNLNEVQQISRALQIQPPESEPDSLKASLEAIRAELEITIAMGHPVHFAACASANGSWSIAGPHTAIPKITTGAGDHLNAGFCLGLALGFPPEEALKLGVLYSGYYVRTAEPPRLKNIPNFIENLNKNAHDTHPTVS is encoded by the coding sequence ATGTCCTGCAACTACGAAACTCTCTTGAAACCCATTGAAGCTGCTTTAGAGCGCACCCAGCGACTCCAGGCCATGTTAGGCTTCGATGGCACCGTGGATGTCATCTGCAAGCCCGTCCAGTCCCGGGAAGGAACAGGTTCTCAATTTAGCCCTTTTAAGAAAATGAGGGACTTTGGGGAACGTATCATCGCTGCGGATGAAAAAAGCGCTCTCATTGAAATCGTCATCGAACAAGAAAAGATTGGGGGTAACGGCCCTATTATGGCCAAGGCTTTGTCTTCATCAGGTGTTCAGGTCGACTATATAGGCACAGTAGGTTACCCAGATCTACACCCTTCTTACATCCCTTTAGCATCAGAGATAGCGTTTCATTCCATTGCAAACCCAGCAGTGACCCATGCCCTTGAATTCGACAACGGTAAAGTCATGCTACCCGCCCTTACCAACTACGAACAAGTTAATGCGGAGACACTAGACAAAATCTTAAATCGAAGTCTCATAAAAAAGATGGTGCGGAAGTCTCACCTCTGCGCACTCCTCAACTGGACTTGTCTTCCCGGATGGGAATCCATTCTCTCCTGGTTTGTAGAAGAGATCTTACCTCCATTGGGCCGCAACCAAGAGCGTCTTTTTTTCTTTGACTTGGCGGACCCCTCCATGCATTCCTTGGACGAGCTTAAAAACGTCCTCCAACTCATTAGATCCTTTGAAACATTTGGCCAAGTCGTTCTTGGCATGAACCTAAATGAAGTTCAGCAAATCAGCCGTGCCCTACAAATTCAACCCCCGGAGTCGGAGCCTGATTCTCTGAAAGCTTCACTGGAGGCTATTCGCGCTGAACTAGAAATCACTATTGCCATGGGTCATCCAGTACATTTCGCTGCTTGCGCCTCTGCCAATGGAAGTTGGTCCATTGCGGGCCCACACACCGCCATACCGAAAATCACTACAGGAGCAGGTGATCACCTCAATGCTGGATTCTGCCTCGGCCTTGCACTAGGCTTTCCCCCGGAGGAAGCCCTCAAGTTAGGCGTCCTCTATTCAGGTTACTATGTTCGCACCGCTGAGCCTCCCCGCCTCAAGAATATCCCGAATTTTATTGAAAACCTTAACAAGAATGCCCATGACACCCACCCAACAGTATCTTGA
- the pgsA gene encoding CDP-diacylglycerol--glycerol-3-phosphate 3-phosphatidyltransferase, translating to MNLPNQLTVGRLILCGLFTVILELPYPWTGLAALSIFIIASITDWLDGYLARKWNLITDFGKLLDPLADKILIAAAYIHFVDIGMAPAWVVVCIVTREFLITGLRMLAAAKGTILAAEKLGKHKTISQIVTALVALILEASEDIGWQFIDSAAAREWIVIPLMMITLFFTLLSGLNYFTKNMHLFDDDKGKNT from the coding sequence ATGAATCTACCCAACCAGCTTACTGTAGGACGCCTCATTCTCTGCGGGCTATTTACTGTTATACTGGAGCTCCCCTATCCTTGGACCGGTTTAGCGGCACTAAGTATTTTTATCATTGCTAGCATTACCGACTGGTTAGATGGATATCTTGCTAGAAAGTGGAATCTTATCACAGATTTTGGGAAGCTTTTAGACCCGCTTGCCGACAAGATCTTGATTGCTGCGGCTTATATCCACTTTGTTGACATCGGTATGGCTCCAGCATGGGTAGTAGTATGTATTGTGACTCGTGAATTTCTCATCACAGGCTTACGCATGCTGGCAGCTGCCAAAGGAACTATTTTAGCTGCGGAAAAACTTGGAAAACATAAAACCATTTCACAAATAGTTACCGCACTAGTAGCTCTAATATTAGAGGCTTCAGAGGATATAGGCTGGCAATTTATAGATAGTGCAGCAGCCAGAGAATGGATTGTCATACCTCTTATGATGATTACATTATTCTTTACTTTGCTTTCCGGCCTCAACTACTTCACTAAAAATATGCATCTATTTGATGACGACAAAGGTAAGAACACGTGA
- a CDS encoding sigma-70 family RNA polymerase sigma factor, which translates to MEGIAKGMTHNHKPKKQQWISQLATKNGAVLLRYAESLCKNRAWAEEAVQETFMKLMNEESKKLTGRERPWLFRVCRSRVVDITRKENRMTSITDNKLDLEPDKGLDPSRLAEQKDSHKLLERLMSKLPEQQGEVLRLKYMAGMSYKQISDVTSLSVTNVGFILHTALKTLRTEIKLNPEGGLK; encoded by the coding sequence ATGGAAGGTATAGCTAAAGGCATGACTCACAATCATAAGCCAAAAAAGCAACAATGGATTTCCCAATTGGCTACAAAAAATGGGGCTGTGCTCCTTCGTTATGCAGAGTCACTCTGTAAAAACAGAGCTTGGGCAGAGGAAGCAGTTCAAGAGACATTCATGAAGTTGATGAATGAGGAGTCTAAAAAATTAACCGGACGTGAACGTCCTTGGTTGTTTCGGGTTTGCCGCTCAAGAGTCGTCGATATTACAAGAAAAGAAAATCGTATGACATCAATCACCGACAATAAACTTGATCTTGAGCCTGACAAGGGACTAGACCCTTCGAGGCTAGCCGAACAAAAAGATTCGCACAAATTACTAGAGCGGCTTATGTCAAAGCTACCCGAGCAGCAAGGTGAAGTCCTTCGTCTAAAGTATATGGCGGGTATGAGTTACAAACAGATTTCAGATGTTACAAGTCTATCTGTAACCAATGTGGGATTTATTCTTCATACGGCACTCAAAACTTTGCGCACAGAAATAAAGCTTAATCCAGAAGGTGGCTTAAAATGA
- a CDS encoding DUF3859 domain-containing protein, translated as MKIVVINFFLSFLLLNSYLSNVYGNSVLPLKEPVHIISYGIYEMVPEVSDGKTSQKSDDIGYPRFIEQTDKIPAKLGTRFGFSFAVFGLDRYENGEKIALRRVIKHPSITSKTGVASTGHEYMENYEVLHGAVVGGTGYLLEKHEELVPGKWTFEYWLEGNRLLSKSFEVFKPSN; from the coding sequence ATGAAAATAGTCGTAATTAATTTCTTCTTATCCTTTCTATTATTAAATAGCTATTTATCTAATGTTTATGGAAATTCAGTTCTTCCGCTAAAAGAACCAGTTCATATCATCAGCTATGGAATTTATGAAATGGTTCCTGAGGTATCCGATGGCAAGACATCACAAAAGAGTGACGATATTGGCTACCCCCGGTTTATTGAACAGACTGATAAAATCCCGGCTAAACTCGGCACTCGATTTGGCTTTAGCTTTGCTGTCTTTGGATTGGATAGGTACGAAAACGGAGAAAAAATTGCTTTACGTCGAGTCATTAAGCACCCCTCTATTACTTCTAAAACTGGCGTGGCAAGCACTGGCCACGAATACATGGAAAACTATGAAGTCCTTCATGGCGCGGTTGTAGGAGGAACTGGCTACCTTTTGGAGAAACATGAGGAATTAGTGCCCGGCAAGTGGACCTTTGAGTACTGGCTCGAAGGAAACAGGCTTCTTAGCAAATCATTCGAAGTCTTCAAACCCTCGAACTAA
- a CDS encoding DUF1802 family protein, which translates to MSKIAFKEWQVVCEALRIGKQSIILRKGGIAEGKQGFEFKHSLFSLYPTLFHQQHELTNWNDGKALEGHDKQDVSIQTVCKVIHACVLTDWEKVLALSPYHIWKEEVIHERFEYNNARAIHLALVRSYNLNRPIQLNYDKSYGGCKSWIELKEDPCQQDSTPAVDDHNFDTLHRDLKNIYE; encoded by the coding sequence GTGAGCAAAATAGCCTTCAAAGAATGGCAGGTGGTTTGCGAGGCCTTACGCATTGGAAAGCAAAGTATTATTCTTAGGAAAGGCGGTATCGCCGAAGGAAAACAAGGTTTTGAATTCAAACACTCCTTATTTTCTCTTTACCCGACCCTTTTCCATCAACAGCACGAATTGACAAATTGGAATGATGGTAAAGCTCTAGAGGGCCATGATAAACAAGACGTCTCAATTCAGACTGTCTGCAAGGTAATTCACGCCTGCGTTCTTACAGACTGGGAAAAAGTGTTAGCTCTAAGCCCCTATCACATATGGAAAGAAGAAGTTATTCATGAGCGCTTTGAATATAACAATGCTAGGGCCATTCATTTAGCACTGGTTCGAAGTTATAATTTAAATAGACCTATACAGCTCAACTACGACAAATCCTATGGAGGATGCAAGTCTTGGATAGAACTGAAGGAAGATCCTTGCCAACAGGATTCTACTCCTGCCGTTGATGATCATAACTTTGACACATTGCACCGAGATCTAAAAAATATCTATGAATAA
- a CDS encoding SIS domain-containing protein — protein MTPTQQYLEKAQGLIETVTSQKKTIEQAADLFAQTILAGRMVHLFGSGHSRMMTEEMWPRYGSFPGFNPIVELSLSFHNLVIGANGQRQAMFLENVTGFAERILRNYDLSKEDSALVISSSGCNIVPIEMAEVFQKRKVKVVGLISKQHSEPSESKRTDGKKLQDFSDIVLDTGAPLGDAMVQVEGLDTPVAPGSTVGGCLIINCIKAEVAQRLTAAGHPPKVLSAGAVVGKERAVELFESAYDEHAHRIASYYENIGND, from the coding sequence ATGACACCCACCCAACAGTATCTTGAGAAAGCGCAGGGTCTCATCGAGACCGTGACTTCCCAAAAAAAGACCATCGAGCAAGCAGCTGACCTGTTTGCGCAAACCATTTTAGCTGGCCGAATGGTCCATCTCTTTGGCTCCGGCCATAGCAGGATGATGACAGAGGAGATGTGGCCACGTTACGGTTCCTTCCCTGGATTCAACCCCATCGTTGAGTTATCTCTTTCCTTCCATAACTTGGTCATTGGTGCCAACGGCCAACGGCAAGCGATGTTCTTGGAAAACGTCACCGGTTTTGCTGAACGGATCCTCAGGAACTATGATTTGTCAAAAGAAGACAGCGCATTAGTGATTTCCTCTAGTGGCTGTAATATCGTTCCTATCGAGATGGCTGAAGTTTTTCAGAAGCGTAAGGTTAAGGTTGTTGGATTAATCAGTAAGCAGCATTCCGAGCCCAGTGAGAGCAAAAGGACAGATGGCAAGAAACTCCAGGACTTCTCAGACATTGTGCTTGATACCGGAGCACCGCTTGGTGACGCTATGGTGCAAGTCGAAGGACTCGATACTCCGGTCGCGCCTGGCTCGACAGTGGGTGGATGCCTGATTATCAATTGCATCAAAGCGGAAGTGGCTCAGCGCCTAACTGCCGCAGGACACCCTCCGAAAGTCCTTAGCGCCGGCGCCGTTGTGGGCAAGGAACGCGCGGTGGAATTATTTGAAAGTGCCTATGACGAACATGCGCATCGCATTGCCAGCTATTACGAAAATATAGGTAATGATTAG
- a CDS encoding SDR family oxidoreductase: MTSPSLDQTALVIIGGTTGLGLSAARRFIKEGANVIVLGRNAESVAQAQAEVDRIQSGRCKAVSGDAIDPKTSSSAIELCLESFGRFDGLYHVAGGSGRRFGDGPLHEITEEGIEKTLDLNLKSLILSNRAAVRYFRDHRAPGVILNMGSVLGYSPSPRYFSTHVYAAAKAAIIGFTKATAAYYAEENIRFNVIAPALVETPMAQRAAGDNEIQSFIKTKQPLDGGRIGCPEDLDGLATYLLSKESRFVTGQVFAVDGGWTVSEGQYG, encoded by the coding sequence ATGACCTCACCTTCTCTAGACCAAACTGCACTGGTAATTATAGGGGGAACCACAGGCCTTGGCTTATCAGCTGCGCGACGGTTTATAAAAGAAGGTGCCAACGTTATTGTCCTTGGGCGTAATGCTGAGAGCGTTGCCCAGGCCCAAGCAGAAGTCGATCGGATTCAAAGCGGTCGATGCAAAGCCGTTAGCGGGGATGCCATAGACCCCAAAACCTCTTCAAGCGCAATCGAACTCTGCCTCGAGAGCTTTGGACGTTTTGATGGGCTCTATCATGTTGCCGGAGGAAGTGGGAGGCGCTTCGGCGACGGTCCACTCCATGAAATAACTGAGGAAGGAATTGAGAAGACCCTCGATCTTAATCTCAAATCACTCATACTCAGCAACCGAGCTGCTGTTCGCTATTTTCGAGATCACAGGGCACCTGGAGTAATCTTGAATATGGGATCGGTTTTAGGATATTCGCCATCACCACGTTATTTTTCCACTCACGTCTATGCTGCCGCGAAAGCGGCCATCATTGGCTTTACTAAGGCCACAGCAGCGTATTACGCCGAAGAAAATATTCGATTCAATGTCATTGCTCCCGCGTTAGTGGAAACGCCGATGGCCCAACGTGCTGCTGGCGACAATGAAATTCAATCATTTATAAAAACGAAGCAACCTTTGGATGGAGGGCGCATTGGCTGTCCTGAAGACCTAGACGGGTTGGCCACCTACCTCTTATCTAAGGAAAGCCGTTTTGTTACCGGGCAGGTTTTTGCTGTCGATGGCGGATGGACTGTCTCAGAGGGTCAATACGGATAA
- a CDS encoding DJ-1 family glyoxalase III, whose translation MKALIPLAKGFEEIEAIVVIDVLRRAGIDVIVASLEHGTVTASRKTKHLAGSLLQDVLDQDFDLIVLPGGRPGADHLRDHLPLINKLKAQDLEGRWLAAICAAPLALHRAGILDGKVFTSHPTTVNELPRTRTEEQISVDGKLITAQGAGVSFEFAFEIVKQLCGSEKVNEVNQGLLFQVQH comes from the coding sequence ATGAAAGCACTCATCCCACTAGCTAAAGGTTTTGAGGAAATAGAGGCCATAGTTGTTATCGACGTGCTACGAAGGGCTGGAATAGATGTCATCGTTGCCTCTTTGGAACATGGAACTGTAACCGCATCTCGAAAGACAAAGCATCTAGCTGGCAGCTTACTTCAGGATGTCTTGGACCAAGATTTTGATCTTATTGTTTTACCAGGAGGCAGACCAGGTGCTGATCATCTACGTGACCACCTACCACTCATCAACAAGCTTAAGGCACAAGATCTTGAAGGAAGATGGCTAGCTGCCATATGTGCAGCACCCCTTGCCTTACATAGAGCGGGCATACTAGATGGTAAGGTTTTCACAAGCCATCCCACGACAGTAAATGAACTGCCTAGAACCAGAACCGAGGAGCAAATCTCTGTAGATGGCAAACTTATCACGGCTCAAGGTGCAGGCGTTAGTTTTGAATTCGCTTTCGAGATTGTTAAACAACTTTGCGGGTCAGAAAAAGTTAATGAAGTCAATCAAGGCTTACTCTTTCAAGTGCAACATTGA
- a CDS encoding CPBP family glutamic-type intramembrane protease, producing MPYSAFIRGIFLSFPFQAMFLGLYIFENAWVTIILYHFLMLLAMSISLSNEDFSKIFKGLNLPSCLLIGGIYLQAGPCLFFIHKYIDTSSWLSILSEWGLSGWSLGLFMLYFFTVNPVLEESFWRNLLGSKSKKLIIEDVLFGTYHSMILVHFVPVSILLVSVSALIIAAYIWRQQTTRLGGTLVPIMTHAAADLSLIMALWYIAKTTAAS from the coding sequence ATGCCTTACTCAGCATTTATAAGAGGGATCTTTTTATCATTCCCTTTTCAAGCCATGTTTTTGGGGCTCTATATCTTTGAAAATGCTTGGGTAACTATCATTCTGTATCATTTTCTGATGTTGCTCGCTATGAGTATTTCGCTAAGTAATGAAGACTTTTCTAAGATCTTCAAGGGTCTCAATCTTCCAAGTTGTTTATTAATTGGCGGTATTTATTTACAAGCTGGACCGTGTTTGTTTTTTATTCACAAGTATATAGATACGTCATCATGGTTATCAATCTTATCAGAATGGGGATTGAGTGGTTGGAGTCTAGGACTTTTCATGCTCTATTTTTTTACGGTTAATCCAGTGCTCGAGGAGTCCTTTTGGCGCAACTTACTAGGAAGTAAAAGTAAAAAATTGATCATAGAAGATGTCCTTTTTGGCACGTATCACTCCATGATACTCGTTCATTTTGTCCCAGTCTCTATTCTTTTAGTATCAGTGAGTGCTTTGATCATTGCCGCGTATATCTGGCGTCAACAAACAACCCGGTTGGGTGGGACTCTGGTTCCTATTATGACTCATGCAGCAGCAGATTTGAGTCTTATTATGGCACTTTGGTATATAGCAAAAACGACGGCAGCGAGTTGA